CAAAAGCAAAAGTTTCTGATCTAGAGTTATCACTCACTCAATCTCGACAAAGAGAAACTGAACTGTCGCAAACTATAGCTGATTTGCAAAAAGATTTGAAATTTAGCCATACTAATATCGAGCTTTTGCAAAAATCACTAGCAGCGATCGAGAGTCTCAAAAATGAATTAGATCAACAACTCGTGGAAGTCAAACGCGATAATTTGCGCTTAGCCGAAGCGAATATTCAACTTTCGGAGCAGATCAAGACTTTAGAATCAACCAAAGAATTAGCTCAGCCTCCTGTAGTTGAGTCTGCTAGTTCTTCACAAATGGTGTCGCAAACCCCACAAAACAATAGAGCAACTCCTCGCAAACAGCCTGTTGAACAGCCCTACCCCCATCGCGATCGCAATCCCTATGCGCGTCCAACTGGATCTAACGAACAATTACAACGCATAAATAATAAAAATATTGGTTGGATGGACTAAACCTCAAAAGTAAAGCGGGTGCTTTGAGCTGCTTTTACTTTTGGCAGAATAGTAATAGCTCAAACCCAAAAGCCAAAAGTAGATTTGTGCCGCAAATCTACTTTTGGCTTTTGGGTTAATTGTTGCAAAATAAATTAAATGTAACATTATGCCCAAATTTTAATCATATGCGCTAAACTATTGACCGTAAGGTAAAAGTATTTATCGGTTGTAGTAATTGTTTTCTGTACTGGCAGTTTTTTTCTGTTTCATCGTGACAAGCTTCTCTCCGACATCTCTATCTCTACATACTCATTGAATTCTTGGAGAAAGCATAATGTCTATTTACGTTGGTAACTTGTCCTATGAAGTTACTCAAGACCATTTAAAGCCAGTTTTTGAAGACTACGGCAAGGTCACACGTGTCCATTTCCCTACCGATCGCGAAACTGGTCGCGCTCGTGGCTTTGCATTCGTAGAAATGAGTGCTGATGCTGAGGAAGATGCAGCCATCACAGCGCTAGACGGTGCTGAGTGGATGGGTCGCGTACTCAAAGTCAACAAGGCTAAGCCTCGTGAAAATAATGATTCGTTTGGCGGTGGCAACAGAGGCGGCGGCGGCGGTGGTCGCGGCGGCTATAACAAGTCTGGCGGTGGCGGTGGTCGTTACTAAATCATTTTTTTAGGACGCTGTACGTTCTAAAAAAATATTAGTATTCAACTGCAAGCAAAAATAGAGGAGAAAACTTAGTTTTCTCCTCTATTTTGTTATGCTATGCAAAAGTATGCAGACTCAATGCAGGTTTGGCATGGATTTATTGCAACCATTAGGAATTGTTGTTCAGGGTTCTTTAAGCGACGGTTTAGAAGTTCGACTAAATGGCGAGATTTCCGTCGAAGATATGCGCGTCGGTAAGTTTCTGGTGGTGCATGGTCGGCATACACGCTTTTTTTGCATCCTCACCGATGTCACTCTAGGTACGGCTAGTCCCCGTATTCTCATGAATCCGCCTGATCCTGAGAATACTTTTTTAACCGAAATCTTGGCAGGTACGGGGACTTTTGGCACGATCAATTTAACGCCAATGTTAATGTTTGTTCCTTCAAATCCTTTTGACCTCATTACTCAGCGAGCCGCTAGTCAGAATAGCGATCGCGTTAAGAAAACTAAGCGTAAGAAATCACCAAGTTACGAAGCTGTTGAAGAAATAAATGATTTTCAACTCCTGCCTGTAAAGACGATCCCCAGCCATTTCTCGCAGGTGTTTGATGCGACTGAGCGGGATTTTCGGATTGTGTTTGGTTGGGAAGATGATCCCCATAAACGGAACTTTGCGATCGGGCAGCCAATTGATATGCCTGTGCCAATTTGTCTTGACCTCGATCGCTTTGTGGAGCGTAGTAACGGCATCTTTGGTAAGTCTGGAACTGGCAAATCTTTTTTGACGCGCCTTTTACTATCAGGAATTATCCGTAAGCAAGCGGCGGTGAATCTGATTTTTGACATGCATTCAGAATATGGGTGGGAAGCTGCCACGGAAGGTAAAAGATTTAGCACAGTTAAAGGTTTGCGGCAGCTATTTCCTGCACAGGTACAGATTTATACCCTCGATCCAGACTCGACGAAGCGACGGGGAGTGCGCGATGCACAGGAGCTTTACATCAGCTACGACCAAATCGATGTCGAAGATTTGATGCTAATTCGCGAAGAATTAAATCTCTCAGAAGCTAGTTTAGAAAATGCGATTATTCTGCGGAATGAATTTGGAAAGAGTTGGATTTCGCGATTACTTGCCATGACCAATTCGGAAATCCAAGAATTTTGCGAACAGAAAATGGGGAGTAAATCCTCGATTATGGCGCTCCAGCGTAAACTCACAAGGCTTGATGATCTTAAGTATTTACGCCCAACCTGTCCCGAAAACTACATTAAGCGCATTCTCGATTCGATCGCAGCAGGGAAACATATCGTGATCGAGTTTGGTTCGCAATCAAATCTACTTTCCTATATGTTGGCGACCAATATCATTACAAGGCGGATTCACCATTCTTATGTGCAACAGGCTGAGCGATTTTTGCAGACTAAAAATATTTGCGATCGCCCACAGCAGTTAACGATCACCATCGAAGAAGCCCATCGTTTTCTGGCTCCGAATACGGCTAGACAGACTATCTTTGGGACGATCGCCCGTGAAATGCGGAAATATTTTGTGACTTTGCTAATCGTCGATCAGCGTCCTTCAGGAATTGATAATGAGGTAATGTCGCAGATTGGAACCAGAATTACGGCTTTGCTCAATGATGAGAAAGATATTGATGCAATTTTTACAGGTGTAGCGGGCAGTGGCAATTTGCGAACGATTTTGTCAAAACTAGATTCTAAGCAGCAAGCTTTAGTTCTCGGTCATGCCGTGCCAATGCCTGTGGTGGTTCAAACTCGTCCCTATGATGAAACTTTCTATCGCGAGATCGGTGAAGTGCCTTGGGAAGAAATCTCTACGCCAGAGGTTTTGCGAGTTGCAGAGGCGGCTAAAGCAGATTTAGGATTTTGAGGTTAAAATTTATAAAACTTACGTAGTAGCCCTGCACTCAAGTGCGGGCTAAAAGCTCAAGTCTGCTGAAGCAGACTGAAGAATACTTCTAGATTAACCCGTTTCAAAGGGTTTGAGCTTTGAGCCTCGCACTCAAGTGCGAGGCTGGACAGCACTTCGCGCTACCAGCATTAATCCCAAAAGGAGATTCAAAAATGACTAGTATTTCTATCGAAAAAGTCATGTCAGAGACTCAGATAAGTTCAAAAATGACCCTAGAGCAGTTTTTGAACTTATCTGAAAATGATGAAAGTTATGAACTACTTGATGGAGAAGCAATAAAAAAAATGTCACCGAAGTTTTTTCACTCCCGATTAACCAGTGCTTTTTGGTCTGAGCTATCAGGTTTGTCTAATGGGATTGGACAAGTATCGATTGAATGGTCATTAATTCTCAAACGACGCGGTAAAGATTGGGTTCCTGTGCCTGATTTGCTCTATGTTTCTTACGATCGCCTTGCCGCAGACTGGCGTGAAGACGCACCCTGTCCTGTGTTGCCAGAGTTGGTAATTGAGATTGTATCGCCTGATCAAACATTTAACCAACTAGCTCAAAAAGCGACGGATTATTTGAGTGCAGGAGTGGAAAGAGTATGGGTCGTATATCCACCAATGCGAAGTATCACCGTGTTTTTTGGCCATCGCCCACCTGAGACTTATCAAGGCGATCTCTTGTTAGCCGATGAGTTATTCCCAAATTTAGCAGTCACATCAGAGCAGTTCTTTGTTAGAGCAGGGCTTTAGTTTTCGCAAATTGGGATTATTAGCGATCGCAGTCACATCAAAATCCATTTCTTGAATATTTGCTAATGCTTCATCAACAAAATAAACATCTTCATCCCGATAGATCTGAACTTTTCTTTGTTTAATAGGAACTATGGTCTTCCCCAATCTATTTCACGAATGACATGCTTAGATTGTTCTTGTGTAACAACGACAGTAACTGCTTCACCAAATCCATCACCGCTGATAGCCACATAAGCCCAGCCTATATCTAAAGCCTCTTTGATATACCAATCATCCTCAGCAGACATGACTTCCACAAAATCTGGGTCGCTACATCCATATCCGACCATATACTCAAACTTTTCTTTTAAGCTCAATGGAGTGAACTCAATTTGAAGCTGGGCTGAGAGCATATTAAAAGCGACATTATATTCACCCTCAACAAGTGCGTTTGCAAACGCAAATCCTACGATTCCCTGTGGGGTGTCTTTGGGTTCTAGTGACACTTTCAGTAACTCCTGTAGACTAAAGTTGAGATCGAGTGGTGGACATTTCTAATAAATTAACACAAAAAAATCACAA
This window of the Pseudanabaena sp. BC1403 genome carries:
- a CDS encoding RNA-binding protein, with the translated sequence MSIYVGNLSYEVTQDHLKPVFEDYGKVTRVHFPTDRETGRARGFAFVEMSADAEEDAAITALDGAEWMGRVLKVNKAKPRENNDSFGGGNRGGGGGGRGGYNKSGGGGGRY
- a CDS encoding Uma2 family endonuclease — translated: MTSISIEKVMSETQISSKMTLEQFLNLSENDESYELLDGEAIKKMSPKFFHSRLTSAFWSELSGLSNGIGQVSIEWSLILKRRGKDWVPVPDLLYVSYDRLAADWREDAPCPVLPELVIEIVSPDQTFNQLAQKATDYLSAGVERVWVVYPPMRSITVFFGHRPPETYQGDLLLADELFPNLAVTSEQFFVRAGL
- a CDS encoding helicase HerA domain-containing protein — its product is MDLLQPLGIVVQGSLSDGLEVRLNGEISVEDMRVGKFLVVHGRHTRFFCILTDVTLGTASPRILMNPPDPENTFLTEILAGTGTFGTINLTPMLMFVPSNPFDLITQRAASQNSDRVKKTKRKKSPSYEAVEEINDFQLLPVKTIPSHFSQVFDATERDFRIVFGWEDDPHKRNFAIGQPIDMPVPICLDLDRFVERSNGIFGKSGTGKSFLTRLLLSGIIRKQAAVNLIFDMHSEYGWEAATEGKRFSTVKGLRQLFPAQVQIYTLDPDSTKRRGVRDAQELYISYDQIDVEDLMLIREELNLSEASLENAIILRNEFGKSWISRLLAMTNSEIQEFCEQKMGSKSSIMALQRKLTRLDDLKYLRPTCPENYIKRILDSIAAGKHIVIEFGSQSNLLSYMLATNIITRRIHHSYVQQAERFLQTKNICDRPQQLTITIEEAHRFLAPNTARQTIFGTIAREMRKYFVTLLIVDQRPSGIDNEVMSQIGTRITALLNDEKDIDAIFTGVAGSGNLRTILSKLDSKQQALVLGHAVPMPVVVQTRPYDETFYREIGEVPWEEISTPEVLRVAEAAKADLGF